The Leptidea sinapis chromosome 46, ilLepSina1.1, whole genome shotgun sequence sequence TGTTGTTGACCCAGAGCACGGTATTGAAGTTGGACCTGCCGTTGTTGACCCAGAACATGGTATTGAAGTCGGACCCGCCGTAGTTGACCCAGAGCACGGTATTGAAGTTGGACCCGCCGTTGTTGACCCAGAGCACGGTATTGAAGTTGGACCCGCCGTTGTTGACCCAGAACATGGTATTGAAGTCGGACCCGCCGTAGTTGACCCAGAGCACGGTATTGAAGTCGGACCCGCCGTAGTTGACCCAGAGCACGGTATTGAAGTTGGACCCGCCGTTGTTGACCCAGAACATGGTATTGAAGTCGGACCCGCCGTAGTTGACCCAGAGCACGGTATTGAAGTCGGACCCGCCGTTGTTGACCCAGAACACGGTATTGAAGTCGGACCTGCTGTTGTTGACCCAGAGCACGGTATTGAAGTTGGACCCGCCGTTGTTGACCCAGAACACGGTATTGAAGTAGGACCTGCCGTTGTTGATCCCGAACATGGTATTGAAGTTGGACCCGCCGTTGTTGACCCAGAGCACGGTATCGAAGTTGGACCCGCTGTTGTTGACCCAGAACACGGTATTGAAGTCGGACCTGCTGTTGTTGACCCAGAACACGGTATTGAAGTCGGACCTGCTGTCGTTGACCCAGAGCACGGTATCGAAGTTGGACCTGCTGTTGTAGACCCAGAGCACGGTATTGAAGTCGGACCCGCCGTTGTTGATCCCGAACACGGTATTGAAGTTGGACCCGCCGTTGTTGATCCCGAACACGGTATTGAAGTTGGACCCGCCGTTGTTGATCCCGAACACGGTATTGAAGTTGGACCCGCCGTTGTTGACCCAGAGCATGGTATCGAAGTCGGACCCGCTGTTGTAGACCCAGAGCACGGTATTGAAGTTGGACCCGCTGTTGTAGACCCAGAGCACGGTATTGAAGTTGGACCCGCCGTTGTAGACCCAGAGCACGGTATTGAAGTTGGACCCGCCGTTGTAGACCCAGAGCACGGTATTGAAGTTGGACCCGCCGTTGTTGACCCAGAGCATGGTATTGAAGTTGGACCCGCTGTTGTTGACCCAGAGCACGGTATTGAAGTTGGACCCGCCGTTGTTGACCCAGAGCACGGTATTGAAGTTGGACCCGCTGTTGTAGACCCAGAGCACGGTATTGAAGTTGGACCCGCTGTTGTAGACCCAGAGCACGGTATTGAAGTTGGACCCGCCGTTGTTGACCCAGAGCACGGTATTGAAGTTGGACCCGCTGTTGTAGACCCAGAGCACGGTATTGAAGTTGGACCCGCCGTTGTTGACCCAGAGCACGGTATTGAAGTTGGACCCGCTGTTGTAGACCCAGAGCACGGTATTGAAGTTGGACCCGCTGTTGTAGACCCAGAGCACGGTATTGAAGTTGGACCCGCCGTCGTTGACCCAGAGCACGGTATTGAAGTTGGACCCGCTGTTGTAGACCCAGAGCAAGGTATTGAAGTTGGACCCGCTGTTGTTGACCCAGAGCACGGTATTGAAGTTGGACCCGCTGTTGTAGACCCAGAGCACGGTATTGAAGTTGGACCCGCCGTTGTTGACCCAGAGCACGGTATTGAAGTTGGACCCGCTGTTGTAGACCCAGAGCACGGTATTGAAGTTGGACCCGCCGTTGTTGACCCAGAGCACGGTATTGAAGTTGGACCCGCTGTTGTAGACCCAGAGCACGGAATTGAAGTTGGACCCGCTGTTGTTGACCCAGAGCACGGTATTGAAGTTGGACCCGCTGTTGTAGACCCAGAGCACGGTATTGAAGTTGGACCCGCTGTTGTTGACCCAGAGCACGGTATTGAAGTTGGACCCGCTGTTGTTGACCCAGAGCACGGTATTGAAGTTGGACCCGCTGTTGTAGACCCAGAGCACGGTATTGAAATTGGACCTGCTTTTGTTGACCCAGAGCAGGGTAGTGACGGAGCCCTTTACTCTCCATTAGTACAAATCATCGTGAACATTGACACTGTCAGCTCTAACTCCATCACTGTCTAAAAATTATAACCAATTATGATGTCTACATCCACAACATTAACTCTGACCCATCTATCATCGTTGAACAATAGACGCTTAGACCATCATTGGAGCGCTGGTGACCCTATCATCACTGACAATGCTGCCAACCTTCCCAATGAATTCAACTGAGCAGTTACTATTTCCCactgtgttattattttaatagaaattaaaattagttatttttttatttattatattaactgaTAATTCTACCctgaaacttatttaaaaaaaatatgtttagaaaAGCCgatttaaaaaactgaaaagtttaaaataacataataaagatttaatgtAATACACCTCGtatgcaaacctttaatattaataaagtactacctattgatagggtttatgTCGGTGGCCCATGCTATAATTTTATTCTGTAAAGTACCTACAGTATGATactctttatttttaagtagctatgggtAGGCGTACGACAACCGATATAGCCAAATGGTTAGTGTCCccgactactaagctagaggccccgggttcgaatcccggtaggtgtaatgatttatatgatgaatatggatgtttattcccaagtcatggatgtttatatgtatttatgtatgtttaagtaagtaaattgtattaaatcacagccctggttcgatgcgtcagttaaagcagcatctgactgcaaaaaacaggcgtatcgaacttgggttgcggcgctgggcacaaaggatccgaactgcaaagttcttaagaggaaatataaccgtgcctccagattttttaagcggcaaatcgcccgtgcgaagtctaagcacgtcgtcaaaatcggcgagcagctttccagttacccgaccggaacacgcaagttctggtcgttgtcgaaagctgctcttggtaacttcaaccagccgtccatgctgccgttgcacatgaggaatgacaccctggcccatacggcaaaagagaaagccgagctcctgtgcgctcttttcgcctccaactcgacacttgacgacaacggaaaaacaccgccgaccatcccgcggtgtcagagctctatgcctgaagtacagttcagacagaaaactgttaggcgagctttgttttcgttggatgtcaggaagtcgagcgggccggatggcatttctccaatcgtgctaagaacgtgtgcccctgagttgacaccggtgcttacgcgtttattccggcactcttattccaaaggcgtagtccctgacatGTCCtgtcatggaagtcagcccttgtccatccgatccaaaaaaaaggaaacagttcagatccggcgaactacaggcctattactatcacctccctgctctctaaaatcatggagagcataattagccgccagcttttagtatacctagagggtcaccagttgatcaacgaccgacagtacggctttcgccatggacggtcggcaggtgatcttctggtatacctaacacatagatgggcggcggctattgaaagaaGGGGGAAGGCCTTGCAGTTAGCCTAGAtgtagcgaaggcctttgatcgtgtatggcacaaggcgctcctctcaaaacttcc is a genomic window containing:
- the LOC126977906 gene encoding uncharacterized protein LOC126977906 isoform X16 — protein: MHQLLKSEKEIVMKLFILLTLVAAACAIPAARLIPVGPAVVDPEHGIDVGPAIEKPDEIIVGPAVVNPEHGIEVGPAVVNPEHGIEVGPAVVDPEHGIEVGPAVVDPEHGIEVGPAVVDPEHGIEVGPAVVDPEHGIEVGPAVVDPEHGIEVGPAVVDPEHGIEVGPAVVDPEHGIEVGPAVVDPEHGIEVGPAVVDPEHGIEVGPAVVDPEHGIEVGPAVVDPEHGIEVGPAVVDPEHGIEVGPAVVDPEHGIEVGPAVVDPEHGIEVGPAVVDPEHGIEVGPAVVDPEHGIEVGPAVVDPEHGIEVGPAVVDPEHGIEVGPAVVDPEHGIEVGPAVVDPEHGIEVGPAVVDPEHGIEVGPAVVDPEHGIEVGPAVVDPEHGIEVGPAVVDPEHGIEVGPAVVDPEHGIEVGPAVVDPEHGIEVGPAVVDPEHGIEVGPAVVDPEHGIEVGPAVVDPEHGIEVGPAVVDPEHGIEVGPAVVDPEHGIEVGPAVVDPEHGIEVGPAVVDPEHGIEVGPAVVDPEHGIEVGPAVVDPEQGIEVGPAVVDPEHGIEVGPAVVDPEHGIEVGPAVVDPEHGIEVGPAVVDPEHGIEVGPAVVDPEHGIEVGPAVVDPEHGIEVGPAVVDPEHGIEVGPAVVDPEHGIEVGPAVVDPEHGIEVGPAVVDPEHGIEVGPAVVDPEHGIEIGPAFVDPEQGSDGALYSPLVQIIVNIDTVSSNSITV
- the LOC126977906 gene encoding uncharacterized protein LOC126977906 isoform X17, which produces MHQLLKSEKEIVMKLFILLTLVAAACAIPAARLIPVGPAVVDPEHGIDVGPAIEKPDEIIVGPAVVNPEHGIEVGPAVVNPEHGIEVGPAVVDPEHGIEVGPAVVDPEHGIEVGPAVVDPEHGIEVGPAVVDPEHGIEVGPAVVDPEHGIEVGPAVVDPEHGIEVGPAVVDPEHGIEVGPAVVDPEHGIEVGPAVVDPEHGIEVGPAVVDPEHGIEVGPAVVDPEHGIEVGPAVVDPEHGIEVGPAVVDPEHGIEVGPAVVDPEHGIEVGPAVVDPEHGIEVGPAVVDPEHGIEVGPAVVDPEHGIEVGPAVVDPEHGIEVGPAVVDPEHGIEVGPAVVDPEHGIEVGPAVVDPEHGIEVGPAVVDPEHGIEVGPAVVDPEHGIEVGPAVVDPEHGIEVGPAVVDPEHGIEVGPAVVDPEHGIEVGPAVVDPEHGIEVGPAVVDPEHGIEVGPAVVDPEHGIEVGPAVVDPEHGIEVGPAVVDPEHGIEVGPAVVDPEHGIEVGPAVVDPEHGIEVGPAVVDPEHGIEVGPAVVDPEQGIEVGPAVVDPEHGIEVGPAVVDPEHGIEVGPAVVDPEHGIEVGPAVVDPEHGIEVGPAVVDPEHGIEVGPAVVDPEHGIEVGPAVVDPEHGIEVGPAVVDPEHGIEVGPAVVDPEHGIEVGPAVVDPEHGIEVGPAVVDPEHGIEIGPAFVDPEQGSDGALYSPLVQIIVNIDTVSSNSITV
- the LOC126977906 gene encoding uncharacterized protein LOC126977906 isoform X9, whose translation is MHQLLKSEKEIVMKLFILLTLVAAACAIPAARLIPVGPAVVDPEHGIDVGPAIEKPDEIIVGPAVVNPEHGIEVGPAVVNPEHGIEVGPAVVDPEHGIEVGPAVVDPEHGIEVGPAVVDPEHGIEVGPAVVDPEHGIEVGPAVVDPEHGIEVGPAVVDPEHGIEVGPAVVDPEHGIEVGPAVVDPEHGIEVGPAVVDPEHGIEVGPAVVDPEHGIEVGPAVVDPEHGIEVGPAVVDPEHGIEVGPAVVDPEHGIEVGPAVVDPEHGIEVGPAVVDPEHGIEVGPAVVDPEHGIEVGPAVVDPEHGIEVGPAVVDPEHGIEVGPAVVDPEHGIEVGPAVVDPEHGIEVGPAVVDPEHGIEVGPAVVDPEHGIEVGPAVVDPEHGIEVGPAVVDPEHGIEVGPAVVDPEHGIEVGPAVVDPEHGIEVGPAVVDPEHGIEVGPAVVDPEHGIEVGPAVVDPEHGIEVGPAVVDPEHGIEVGPAVVDPEHGIEVGPAVVDPEHGIEVGPAVVDPEHGIEVGPAVVDPEHGIEVGPAVVDPEHGIEVGPAVVDPEHGIEVGPAVVDPEHGIEVGPAVVDPEQGIEVGPAVVDPEHGIEVGPAVVDPEHGIEVGPAVVDPEHGIEVGPAVVDPEHGIEVGPAVVDPEHGIEVGPAVVDPEHGIEVGPAVVDPEHGIEVGPAVVDPEHGIEVGPAVVDPEHGIEVGPAVVDPEHGIEVGPAVVDPEHGIEIGPAFVDPEQGSDGALYSPLVQIIVNIDTVSSNSITV
- the LOC126977906 gene encoding uncharacterized protein LOC126977906 isoform X27, which encodes MHQLLKSEKEIVMKLFILLTLVAAACAIPAARLIPVGPAVVDPEHGIDVGPAIEKPDEIIVGPAVVNPEHGIEVGPAVVNPEHGIEVGPAVVDPEHGIEVGPAVVDPEHGIEVGPAVVDPEHGIEVGPAVVDPEHGIEVGPAVVDPEHGIEVGPAVVDPEHGIEVGPAVVDPEHGIEVGPAVVDPEHGIEVGPAVVDPEHGIEVGPAVVDPEHGIEVGPAVVDPEHGIEVGPAVVDPEHGIEVGPAVVDPEHGIEVGPAVVDPEHGIEVGPAVVDPEHGIEVGPAVVDPEHGIEVGPAVVDPEHGIEVGPAVVDPEHGIEVGPAVVDPEHGIEVGPAVVDPEHGIEVGPAVVDPEHGIEVGPAVVDPEHGIEVGPAVVDPEHGIEVGPAVVDPEHGIEVGPAVVDPEHGIEVGPAVVDPEHGIEVGPAVVDPEHGIEVGPAVVDPEHGIEVGPAVVDPEHGIEVGPAVVDPEHGIEVGPAVVDPEHGIEVGPAVVDPEQGIEVGPAVVDPEHGIEVGPAVVDPEHGIEVGPAVVDPEHGIEVGPAVVDPEHGIEVGPAVVDPEHGIEVGPAVVDPEHGIEVGPAVVDPEHGIEVGPAVVDPEHGIEVGPAVVDPEHGIEVGPAVVDPEHGIEVGPAVVDPEHGIEIGPAFVDPEQGSDGALYSPLVQIIVNIDTVSSNSITV
- the LOC126977906 gene encoding uncharacterized protein LOC126977906 isoform X35, which produces MHQLLKSEKEIVMKLFILLTLVAAACAIPAARLIPVGPAVVDPEHGIDVGPAIEKPDEIIVGPAVVNPEHGIEVGPAVVNPEHGIEVGPAVVDPEHGIEVGPAVVDPEHGIEVGPAVVDPEHGIEVGPAVVDPEHGIEVGPAVVDPEHGIEVGPAVVDPEHGIEVGPAVVDPEHGIEVGPAVVDPEHGIEVGPAVVDPEHGIEVGPAVVDPEHGIEVGPAVVDPEHGIEVGPAVVDPEHGIEVGPAVVDPEHGIEVGPAVVDPEHGIEVGPAVVDPEHGIEVGPAVVDPEHGIEVGPAVVDPEHGIEVGPAVVDPEHGIEVGPAVVDPEHGIEVGPAVVDPEHGIEVGPAVVDPEHGIEVGPAVVDPEHGIEVGPAVVDPEHGIEVGPAVVDPEHGIEVGPAVVDPEHGIEVGPAVVDPEHGIEVGPAVVDPEHGIEVGPAVVDPEHGIEVGPAVVDPEHGIEVGPAVVDPEQGIEVGPAVVDPEHGIEVGPAVVDPEHGIEVGPAVVDPEHGIEVGPAVVDPEHGIEVGPAVVDPEHGIEVGPAVVDPEHGIEVGPAVVDPEHGIEVGPAVVDPEHGIEVGPAVVDPEHGIEVGPAVVDPEHGIEVGPAVVDPEHGIEIGPAFVDPEQGSDGALYSPLVQIIVNIDTVSSNSITV
- the LOC126977906 gene encoding uncharacterized protein LOC126977906 isoform X14 yields the protein MHQLLKSEKEIVMKLFILLTLVAAACAIPAARLIPVGPAVVDPEHGIDVGPAIEKPDEIIVGPAVVNPEHGIEVGPAVVNPEHGIEVGPAVVDPEHGIEVGPAVVDPEHGIEVGPAVVDPEHGIEVGPAVVDPEHGIEVGPAVVDPEHGIEVGPAVVDPEHGIEVGPAVVDPEHGIEVGPAVVDPEHGIEVGPAVVDPEHGIEVGPAVVDPEHGIEVGPAVVDPEHGIEVGPAVVDPEHGIEVGPAVVDPEHGIEVGPAVVDPEHGIEVGPAVVDPEHGIEVGPAVVDPEHGIEVGPAVVDPEHGIEVGPAVVDPEHGIEVGPAVVDPEHGIEVGPAVVDPEHGIEVGPAVVDPEHGIEVGPAVVDPEHGIEVGPAVVDPEHGIEVGPAVVDPEHGIEVGPAVVDPEHGIEVGPAVVDPEHGIEVGPAVVDPEHGIEVGPAVVDPEHGIEVGPAVVDPEHGIEVGPAVVDPEHGIEVGPAVVDPEHGIEVGPAVVDPEHGIEVGPAVVDPEHGIEVGPAVVDPEHGIEVGPAVVDPEQGIEVGPAVVDPEHGIEVGPAVVDPEHGIEVGPAVVDPEHGIEVGPAVVDPEHGIEVGPAVVDPEHGIEVGPAVVDPEHGIEVGPAVVDPEHGIEVGPAVVDPEHGIEVGPAVVDPEHGIEVGPAVVDPEHGIEVGPAVVDPEHGIEIGPAFVDPEQGSDGALYSPLVQIIVNIDTVSSNSITV
- the LOC126977906 gene encoding uncharacterized protein LOC126977906 isoform X18; this translates as MHQLLKSEKEIVMKLFILLTLVAAACAIPAARLIPVGPAVVDPEHGIDVGPAIEKPDEIIVGPAVVNPEHGIEVGPAVVNPEHGIEVGPAVVDPEHGIEVGPAVVDPEHGIEVGPAVVDPEHGIEVGPAVVDPEHGIEVGPAVVDPEHGIEVGPAVVDPEHGIEVGPAVVDPEHGIEVGPAVVDPEHGIEVGPAVVDPEHGIEVGPAVVDPEHGIEVGPAVVDPEHGIEVGPAVVDPEHGIEVGPAVVDPEHGIEVGPAVVDPEHGIEVGPAVVDPEHGIEVGPAVVDPEHGIEVGPAVVDPEHGIEVGPAVVDPEHGIEVGPAVVDPEHGIEVGPAVVDPEHGIEVGPAVVDPEHGIEVGPAVVDPEHGIEVGPAVVDPEHGIEVGPAVVDPEHGIEVGPAVVDPEHGIEVGPAVVDPEHGIEVGPAVVDPEHGIEVGPAVVDPEHGIEVGPAVVDPEHGIEVGPAVVDPEHGIEVGPAVVDPEHGIEVGPAVVDPEHGIEVGPAVVDPEHGIEVGPAVVDPEQGIEVGPAVVDPEHGIEVGPAVVDPEHGIEVGPAVVDPEHGIEVGPAVVDPEHGIEVGPAVVDPEHGIEVGPAVVDPEHGIEVGPAVVDPEHGIEVGPAVVDPEHGIEVGPAVVDPEHGIEVGPAVVDPEHGIEVGPAVVDPEHGIEIGPAFVDPEQGSDGALYSPLVQIIVNIDTVSSNSITV
- the LOC126977906 gene encoding uncharacterized protein LOC126977906 isoform X33 — protein: MHQLLKSEKEIVMKLFILLTLVAAACAIPAARLIPVGPAVVDPEHGIDVGPAIEKPDEIIVGPAVVNPEHGIEVGPAVVNPEHGIEVGPAVVDPEHGIEVGPAVVDPEHGIEVGPAVVDPEHGIEVGPAVVDPEHGIEVGPAVVDPEHGIEVGPAVVDPEHGIEVGPAVVDPEHGIEVGPAVVDPEHGIEVGPAVVDPEHGIEVGPAVVDPEHGIEVGPAVVDPEHGIEVGPAVVDPEHGIEVGPAVVDPEHGIEVGPAVVDPEHGIEVGPAVVDPEHGIEVGPAVVDPEHGIEVGPAVVDPEHGIEVGPAVVDPEHGIEVGPAVVDPEHGIEVGPAVVDPEHGIEVGPAVVDPEHGIEVGPAVVDPEHGIEVGPAVVDPEHGIEVGPAVVDPEHGIEVGPAVVDPEHGIEVGPAVVDPEHGIEVGPAVVDPEHGIEVGPAVVDPEHGIEVGPAVVDPEHGIEVGPAVVDPEQGIEVGPAVVDPEHGIEVGPAVVDPEHGIEVGPAVVDPEHGIEVGPAVVDPEHGIEVGPAVVDPEHGIEVGPAVVDPEHGIEVGPAVVDPEHGIEVGPAVVDPEHGIEVGPAVVDPEHGIEVGPAVVDPEHGIEVGPAVVDPEHGIEIGPAFVDPEQGSDGALYSPLVQIIVNIDTVSSNSITV
- the LOC126977906 gene encoding uncharacterized protein LOC126977906 isoform X38; the encoded protein is MHQLLKSEKEIVMKLFILLTLVAAACAIPAARLIPVGPAVVDPEHGIDVGPAIEKPDEIIVGPAVVNPEHGIEVGPAVVNPEHGIEVGPAVVDPEHGIEVGPAVVDPEHGIEVGPAVVDPEHGIEVGPAVVDPEHGIEVGPAVVDPEHGIEVGPAVVDPEHGIEVGPAVVDPEHGIEVGPAVVDPEHGIEVGPAVVDPEHGIEVGPAVVDPEHGIEVGPAVVDPEHGIEVGPAVVDPEHGIEVGPAVVDPEHGIEVGPAVVDPEHGIEVGPAVVDPEHGIEVGPAVVDPEHGIEVGPAVVDPEHGIEVGPAVVDPEHGIEVGPAVVDPEHGIEVGPAVVDPEHGIEVGPAVVDPEHGIEVGPAVVDPEHGIEVGPAVVDPEHGIEVGPAVVDPEHGIEVGPAVVDPEHGIEVGPAVVDPEHGIEVGPAVVDPEQGIEVGPAVVDPEHGIEVGPAVVDPEHGIEVGPAVVDPEHGIEVGPAVVDPEHGIEVGPAVVDPEHGIEVGPAVVDPEHGIEVGPAVVDPEHGIEVGPAVVDPEHGIEVGPAVVDPEHGIEVGPAVVDPEHGIEVGPAVVDPEHGIEIGPAFVDPEQGSDGALYSPLVQIIVNIDTVSSNSITV
- the LOC126977906 gene encoding uncharacterized protein LOC126977906 isoform X25, producing the protein MHQLLKSEKEIVMKLFILLTLVAAACAIPAARLIPVGPAVVDPEHGIDVGPAIEKPDEIIVGPAVVNPEHGIEVGPAVVNPEHGIEVGPAVVDPEHGIEVGPAVVDPEHGIEVGPAVVDPEHGIEVGPAVVDPEHGIEVGPAVVDPEHGIEVGPAVVDPEHGIEVGPAVVDPEHGIEVGPAVVDPEHGIEVGPAVVDPEHGIEVGPAVVDPEHGIEVGPAVVDPEHGIEVGPAVVDPEHGIEVGPAVVDPEHGIEVGPAVVDPEHGIEVGPAVVDPEHGIEVGPAVVDPEHGIEVGPAVVDPEHGIEVGPAVVDPEHGIEVGPAVVDPEHGIEVGPAVVDPEHGIEVGPAVVDPEHGIEVGPAVVDPEHGIEVGPAVVDPEHGIEVGPAVVDPEHGIEVGPAVVDPEHGIEVGPAVVDPEHGIEVGPAVVDPEHGIEVGPAVVDPEHGIEVGPAVVDPEHGIEVGPAVVDPEHGIEVGPAVVDPEHGIEVGPAVVDPEQGIEVGPAVVDPEHGIEVGPAVVDPEHGIEVGPAVVDPEHGIEVGPAVVDPEHGIEVGPAVVDPEHGIEVGPAVVDPEHGIEVGPAVVDPEHGIEVGPAVVDPEHGIEVGPAVVDPEHGIEVGPAVVDPEHGIEVGPAVVDPEHGIEIGPAFVDPEQGSDGALYSPLVQIIVNIDTVSSNSITV
- the LOC126977906 gene encoding uncharacterized protein LOC126977906 isoform X36, with translation MHQLLKSEKEIVMKLFILLTLVAAACAIPAARLIPVGPAVVDPEHGIDVGPAIEKPDEIIVGPAVVNPEHGIEVGPAVVNPEHGIEVGPAVVDPEHGIEVGPAVVDPEHGIEVGPAVVDPEHGIEVGPAVVDPEHGIEVGPAVVDPEHGIEVGPAVVDPEHGIEVGPAVVDPEHGIEVGPAVVDPEHGIEVGPAVVDPEHGIEVGPAVVDPEHGIEVGPAVVDPEHGIEVGPAVVDPEHGIEVGPAVVDPEHGIEVGPAVVDPEHGIEVGPAVVDPEHGIEVGPAVVDPEHGIEVGPAVVDPEHGIEVGPAVVDPEHGIEVGPAVVDPEHGIEVGPAVVDPEHGIEVGPAVVDPEHGIEVGPAVVDPEHGIEVGPAVVDPEHGIEVGPAVVDPEHGIEVGPAVVDPEHGIEVGPAVVDPEHGIEVGPAVVDPEHGIEVGPAVVDPEQGIEVGPAVVDPEHGIEVGPAVVDPEHGIEVGPAVVDPEHGIEVGPAVVDPEHGIEVGPAVVDPEHGIEVGPAVVDPEHGIEVGPAVVDPEHGIEVGPAVVDPEHGIEVGPAVVDPEHGIEVGPAVVDPEHGIEVGPAVVDPEHGIEIGPAFVDPEQGSDGALYSPLVQIIVNIDTVSSNSITV
- the LOC126977906 gene encoding uncharacterized protein LOC126977906 isoform X39 produces the protein MHQLLKSEKEIVMKLFILLTLVAAACAIPAARLIPVGPAVVDPEHGIDVGPAIEKPDEIIVGPAVVNPEHGIEVGPAVVNPEHGIEVGPAVVDPEHGIEVGPAVVDPEHGIEVGPAVVDPEHGIEVGPAVVDPEHGIEVGPAVVDPEHGIEVGPAVVDPEHGIEVGPAVVDPEHGIEVGPAVVDPEHGIEVGPAVVDPEHGIEVGPAVVDPEHGIEVGPAVVDPEHGIEVGPAVVDPEHGIEVGPAVVDPEHGIEVGPAVVDPEHGIEVGPAVVDPEHGIEVGPAVVDPEHGIEVGPAVVDPEHGIEVGPAVVDPEHGIEVGPAVVDPEHGIEVGPAVVDPEHGIEVGPAVVDPEHGIEVGPAVVDPEHGIEVGPAVVDPEHGIEVGPAVVDPEHGIEVGPAVVDPEQGIEVGPAVVDPEHGIEVGPAVVDPEHGIEVGPAVVDPEHGIEVGPAVVDPEHGIEVGPAVVDPEHGIEVGPAVVDPEHGIEVGPAVVDPEHGIEVGPAVVDPEHGIEVGPAVVDPEHGIEVGPAVVDPEHGIEVGPAVVDPEHGIEIGPAFVDPEQGSDGALYSPLVQIIVNIDTVSSNSITV
- the LOC126977906 gene encoding uncharacterized protein LOC126977906 isoform X29 — translated: MHQLLKSEKEIVMKLFILLTLVAAACAIPAARLIPVGPAVVDPEHGIDVGPAIEKPDEIIVGPAVVNPEHGIEVGPAVVNPEHGIEVGPAVVDPEHGIEVGPAVVDPEHGIEVGPAVVDPEHGIEVGPAVVDPEHGIEVGPAVVDPEHGIEVGPAVVDPEHGIEVGPAVVDPEHGIEVGPAVVDPEHGIEVGPAVVDPEHGIEVGPAVVDPEHGIEVGPAVVDPEHGIEVGPAVVDPEHGIEVGPAVVDPEHGIEVGPAVVDPEHGIEVGPAVVDPEHGIEVGPAVVDPEHGIEVGPAVVDPEHGIEVGPAVVDPEHGIEVGPAVVDPEHGIEVGPAVVDPEHGIEVGPAVVDPEHGIEVGPAVVDPEHGIEVGPAVVDPEHGIEVGPAVVDPEHGIEVGPAVVDPEHGIEVGPAVVDPEHGIEVGPAVVDPEHGIEVGPAVVDPEHGIEVGPAVVDPEHGIEVGPAVVDPEHGIEVGPAVVDPEQGIEVGPAVVDPEHGIEVGPAVVDPEHGIEVGPAVVDPEHGIEVGPAVVDPEHGIEVGPAVVDPEHGIEVGPAVVDPEHGIEVGPAVVDPEHGIEVGPAVVDPEHGIEVGPAVVDPEHGIEVGPAVVDPEHGIEVGPAVVDPEHGIEIGPAFVDPEQGSDGALYSPLVQIIVNIDTVSSNSITV
- the LOC126977906 gene encoding uncharacterized protein LOC126977906 isoform X47; translated protein: MHQLLKSEKEIVMKLFILLTLVAAACAIPAARLIPVGPAVVDPEHGIDVGPAIEKPDEIIVGPAVVNPEHGIEVGPAVVNPEHGIEVGPAVVDPEHGIEVGPAVVDPEHGIEVGPAVVDPEHGIEVGPAVVDPEHGIEVGPAVVDPEHGIEVGPAVVDPEHGIEVGPAVVDPEHGIEVGPAVVDPEQGIEVGPAVVDPEHGIEVGPAVVDPEHGIEVGPAVVDPEHGIEVGPAVVDPEHGIEVGPAVVDPEHGIEVGPAVVDPEHGIEVGPAVVDPEHGIEVGPAVVDPEHGIEVGPAVVDPEHGIEVGPAVVDPEHGIEVGPAVVDPEHGIEIGPAFVDPEQGSDGALYSPLVQIIVNIDTVSSNSITV